GGCCCGCACTATGCCTTCGGCGTCGCGGATGATCCGGCCGTAGCCCGTGGGGTCCGCCAGCTCGACGGTAAGCAGGGCCAGTTGCTCGGGACCGACCTTCTCCAGCAGGCGTTGAAGGGTCTCAGCCTGGATCAGCGGCACATCGCCATAGAGGATCAGCACCCGCTCCGCAGTGAGCTGCGGCAGGGCCTGGGCCACGGCATGGCCGGTACCCAGTTGCTGGGCCTGGACCACGAAGCCGAGGTCGTCGGCCGCCAGGCGCTCCCGCACCGTTTCGGCCCCATGGCCGATGACTACGTGGATACCCTGGGGTTCGAGCTGGCGCGCAGTGTCTATGACATGGCCGAGCATGGCCTTGCCGGCGACGGGATGCAGGACCTTGGGCAGGGCGGAACGCATGCGCGTGCCCTGGCCAGCGGCGAGGATGACGATATCGAGGGACATGGAGTAGATCACCGAATCAGGCTGGTGGAAAAACGGCGGGCCGGAAAAGAAAAAGGGTAGCCAAGGCTACCCTTTTACTTGTCAGCAATGAAGCCGGCGGGATCAGCCGCCGAACTTCTTGCGGATCTGCTGGACGGTACGCAGCTGGGCTGCGGCCTCGGCCAGTCGAGCAGAGGCGGTGGAGTAGTCGAACTCCGCGCCCTTCTGGTGCAGGGCCTTCTCAGCAGCCTTGAGGGACTCCTGAGCCGCCGCTTCATCCAGGTCGCTGGCGCGCAGCACGGTGTCGGCCAGGACCTTCACCATGTTGGGCTGCACCTCGAGGAAGCCACCGGAGATGTAGTACACCTCCTCTTCACCACCCTGCTTGACTAGGCGGATGGGGCCCGGCTTGAGGTCGGTGATCAGCGGGGCGTGGCCCGGCGCGATACCCAGATCGCCCAGGTTGCCGTGCGCAATCACCATCTCCACCAGACCGGAGAAGATCTCCGCTTCGGCGCTGACGATATCGCAGTGGACAGTAATAGCCATACGCTTGCCTCACGTAAGCGCCCGTTGCCGGGCGCTCAGGGGATTACAGTTTCTTGGCTTTCTCGATGGCTTCATCGATGCTGCCGACCATGTAGAACGCCTGCTCCGGCAGGTGGTCGTAGTCACCGTTGAGGATGCCCTTGAAGCCCGCGATGGTGTCCTTCAGGGAGACGTACTTGCCGGGGGAACCGGTGAAGACTTCGGCCACGAAGAACGGCTGGGACAGGAAGCGCTGGATCTTACGAGCGC
This genomic window from Pseudomonas furukawaii contains:
- a CDS encoding F0F1 ATP synthase subunit epsilon, whose amino-acid sequence is MAITVHCDIVSAEAEIFSGLVEMVIAHGNLGDLGIAPGHAPLITDLKPGPIRLVKQGGEEEVYYISGGFLEVQPNMVKVLADTVLRASDLDEAAAQESLKAAEKALHQKGAEFDYSTASARLAEAAAQLRTVQQIRKKFGG